In Candidatus Gastranaerophilales bacterium, a single window of DNA contains:
- a CDS encoding L-threonylcarbamoyladenylate synthase, translating to MDIFKNTDFVLELNNSLKNGGVITFVTDTVWGVGALPTSVTGVQRIYELKGRDTSKPLILMSNKAENLMPYVSKIPVTAEKLMREHFPGALTLIFEKTSQAPDFISSGKNTIGIRVPNNKTFQRLCEVIDGHVLATTSANLSNQPAATTFQEAKNYIGDKVDYTFEDFGEKAQGLASTVALALDDNIKVLRQGSVYIH from the coding sequence ATGGATATATTCAAAAACACTGATTTTGTACTAGAACTCAATAATAGCTTGAAAAACGGAGGAGTAATAACTTTCGTAACTGATACCGTCTGGGGCGTAGGAGCCCTTCCCACAAGCGTTACAGGTGTTCAACGCATATATGAGCTAAAGGGGCGTGACACCTCTAAGCCGTTAATCCTTATGTCAAATAAGGCCGAAAACCTTATGCCATACGTATCGAAGATACCCGTTACTGCTGAAAAGCTTATGCGAGAACATTTTCCGGGAGCTTTGACATTAATATTCGAAAAAACATCGCAAGCACCTGATTTCATTAGCTCCGGCAAAAACACTATTGGGATAAGAGTCCCTAATAACAAGACTTTCCAGAGATTATGCGAGGTTATTGACGGTCACGTTTTGGCAACTACAAGTGCCAATTTATCAAACCAACCCGCTGCAACTACTTTTCAAGAGGCTAAAAATTATATCGGGGATAAAGTTGATTATACTTTTGAAGATTTCGGAGAAAAAGCACAAGGTCTTGCTTCTACTGTCGCTTTAGCTCTTGACGATAATATCAAAGTTTTAAGACAAGGAAGTGTTTATATACACTAA
- a CDS encoding YtxH domain-containing protein yields the protein MNDIYKKIKKKSTKIPQSGLHGVKKYVKLNTLLVFYGGKIEMSKEDNSVSFGLGLLAGVIGGIVAGVLLAPKPGAETRKEVEDVVVDIAQKHAPEIQEAKRQALTSIDMMKYTLEKKYNKINDVIRARQLAKAKEKESTDYELN from the coding sequence ATGAATGATATTTATAAAAAAATAAAAAAGAAGAGCACAAAAATCCCCCAATCAGGATTGCACGGGGTCAAAAAATATGTTAAACTCAATACATTATTAGTATTTTACGGAGGCAAAATAGAAATGTCAAAAGAAGACAACTCAGTTTCATTCGGATTGGGCTTATTGGCAGGAGTGATAGGCGGTATAGTGGCAGGCGTATTATTGGCTCCGAAACCGGGAGCTGAAACCAGAAAAGAAGTTGAAGACGTTGTCGTTGACATCGCTCAAAAACACGCTCCTGAAATCCAAGAAGCAAAGCGTCAAGCTTTAACCTCTATCGATATGATGAAATACACTCTCGAAAAAAAATACAATAAAATAAATGACGTGATTAGAGCTCGACAACTTGCAAAAGCTAAAGAGAAGGAATCAACAGACTACGAACTTAACTAG
- the recG gene encoding ATP-dependent DNA helicase RecG, producing the protein MTKTYLENANLDQIKLAIAVEEKHQYIDIRGKETSFSGFMIKELRKIYKLSKKNTRWLPIIEAFEHYAQESMPQRKKILRRFITILKGELNPSLISEEKQSSNENEIKKSIYEQDVTYVKGVGPKVAYLLNKLGIFTVFDLINYFPNKHIDYSNRVFIKDLKVGEDVTIFGKIKALKAFTTKNNLTIINVRISDETDIMELNFFYQKANRFMQERYKAQFPKDANIIISGKVKKDNYTGKFTIDKPQYQLVNNDFYEGENLNLGRLVPVYSMVENLSPKTLRRAIYNALFDYKNQIENLIPDKIQAKHNLLDRKEAIEQIHFPKSTELLDHTRYTLVFEELFLLQLKLALLREANVKDLKTVPLKIKENGLVKKFVDSLPFTLTDAQQRAVNEILKDINSETPMQRLLQGDVGSGKTVVACIMLLAAIENGYQAAIMAPTEILAQQHFNNFISWLTPLGISTALFTSSNNKRTRTQIERNLRNGQINIAVGTHSLIQENIEFSNLGAIVIDEQHRFGVKQRNALREKASQPQMLTMTATPIPRTLALTVHGDLDLTIIDELPKGRKPIKTVLINMNKRQQAYNLIRQQIELGHQAYIIFPLIDESETLSAKAATKEAEELKNGEFSDLKIGLLHGKMKPDEKDEIMKDFKDKKYNILVSTTVVEVGVDVPNATVMMIEDADRFGLSQLHQLRGRVGRSKLQSYCILTSASTTKETLARLNILTQTNDGFVIAEKDLELRGPGEFLGVRQSGLPELHLTDLTKDIKILELTRAEAFSFIKENDIKSFKALNNYLETTLASASDIAG; encoded by the coding sequence ATGACGAAAACTTACCTCGAAAATGCAAATCTTGACCAAATTAAATTGGCTATTGCTGTTGAAGAAAAACATCAATATATTGATATTCGTGGAAAAGAAACTTCTTTTTCAGGTTTTATGATAAAAGAGCTCCGAAAAATCTATAAACTATCTAAAAAAAATACTCGCTGGCTCCCTATTATTGAAGCATTTGAGCATTACGCACAAGAGTCTATGCCTCAAAGAAAAAAAATATTAAGACGCTTCATCACAATTTTAAAGGGGGAATTAAATCCATCATTAATCTCTGAGGAAAAACAATCTTCGAATGAAAATGAAATAAAAAAAAGTATCTACGAACAAGACGTCACCTACGTAAAAGGAGTGGGCCCAAAGGTCGCATATTTGTTAAACAAACTCGGCATTTTTACCGTTTTTGATTTAATAAATTATTTTCCAAACAAGCATATTGACTACTCTAACAGGGTTTTTATCAAGGATTTGAAAGTAGGAGAAGATGTTACAATTTTCGGCAAAATCAAGGCATTGAAAGCATTTACAACAAAAAACAATTTGACGATTATAAACGTAAGAATATCTGATGAAACTGATATTATGGAGCTCAACTTCTTTTATCAAAAAGCAAACAGATTTATGCAAGAAAGATACAAGGCTCAATTTCCCAAAGATGCAAATATTATAATTTCCGGAAAAGTCAAAAAGGACAATTACACCGGTAAATTCACAATAGACAAGCCTCAATATCAACTTGTGAATAATGACTTTTACGAGGGCGAAAATCTAAATCTCGGTCGCTTGGTTCCGGTTTATTCAATGGTTGAAAATCTTAGTCCTAAAACGCTCAGACGTGCCATTTATAACGCTTTATTCGATTATAAAAATCAAATCGAAAATCTTATACCTGATAAGATTCAAGCTAAGCATAATCTTTTAGACAGAAAAGAAGCCATTGAACAAATCCATTTTCCTAAAAGCACTGAGCTTTTAGACCATACCAGATACACCCTTGTATTCGAAGAATTGTTTTTGCTTCAATTAAAACTTGCCCTTTTAAGAGAGGCTAATGTTAAAGATTTAAAAACAGTTCCCCTCAAAATAAAAGAAAATGGACTTGTAAAAAAGTTTGTGGATTCATTGCCTTTCACATTAACAGATGCTCAACAAAGAGCAGTAAATGAAATTTTGAAAGATATAAATTCTGAAACACCTATGCAACGGCTCTTACAAGGAGATGTCGGAAGCGGAAAGACAGTCGTAGCTTGCATAATGCTTCTTGCTGCTATTGAAAACGGTTATCAGGCTGCAATAATGGCTCCTACAGAAATCCTTGCCCAACAACATTTCAATAACTTTATTTCTTGGCTTACGCCGCTGGGAATAAGCACTGCACTTTTCACATCTTCAAATAACAAACGTACAAGGACTCAAATAGAAAGAAATTTGAGAAACGGACAAATAAATATCGCTGTAGGCACTCATTCATTGATACAAGAAAACATTGAGTTCAGCAACCTCGGAGCAATCGTAATCGATGAACAACACAGATTTGGGGTCAAACAAAGAAATGCATTAAGAGAAAAAGCCTCACAGCCGCAAATGCTTACAATGACAGCTACTCCCATCCCTAGAACTCTGGCATTGACTGTCCACGGGGATTTGGATTTGACAATTATTGACGAATTACCAAAAGGCAGAAAACCAATCAAAACCGTTCTAATCAACATGAACAAACGTCAACAAGCATACAACCTTATTAGGCAACAAATTGAACTCGGACATCAGGCTTACATTATTTTTCCGCTTATAGATGAGTCGGAGACGCTTTCAGCTAAAGCTGCAACAAAAGAAGCTGAAGAATTGAAAAACGGTGAATTTTCAGATTTGAAAATCGGGCTTCTCCACGGAAAAATGAAACCCGATGAAAAAGATGAAATAATGAAGGATTTCAAAGACAAAAAATATAATATTCTGGTAAGCACCACCGTTGTTGAAGTTGGGGTAGATGTACCCAACGCAACAGTTATGATGATTGAAGATGCCGACAGATTCGGGCTATCTCAACTCCATCAACTCAGAGGACGTGTCGGGCGGTCAAAGCTGCAATCTTATTGCATATTGACATCTGCTTCCACAACAAAAGAAACTCTCGCTCGTTTAAATATCTTAACTCAAACTAACGACGGTTTTGTAATCGCTGAAAAAGACCTTGAATTAAGAGGTCCCGGGGAATTTTTAGGCGTAAGACAAAGCGGGCTTCCAGAGCTCCATTTAACCGATTTAACAAAGGATATCAAAATACTTGAATTAACAAGGGCAGAAGCCTTTTCCTTCATAAAAGAAAATGATATCAAATCTTTTAAAGCATTAAACAACTATCTTGAAACAACCCTTGCAAGTGCCTCAGATATAGCCGGTTAG
- a CDS encoding DUF948 domain-containing protein, giving the protein MSTTLEVSIIFLIFTTIVLGIIIGVFLIKLLMDLSKLTTNLDETTTIVKQEIEPTLQEIKDTLNNINSIAKSADKQVDVIKKVFTGVLGASGVAFCGLKNISGGFFKGLSTALKLFKKK; this is encoded by the coding sequence ATGTCTACAACACTTGAAGTCAGTATAATCTTTTTAATATTCACAACTATCGTATTGGGAATAATCATAGGCGTATTCTTAATTAAATTATTAATGGATTTGTCTAAGTTAACAACAAATCTCGATGAAACTACAACTATTGTAAAGCAAGAGATTGAACCTACTTTGCAAGAAATAAAAGATACACTAAATAACATAAACTCTATAGCCAAAAGTGCAGATAAACAAGTCGACGTGATTAAGAAAGTATTTACAGGAGTACTTGGAGCAAGTGGCGTTGCTTTTTGCGGATTAAAAAACATTTCAGGCGGTTTTTTTAAAGGACTTTCTACTGCATTAAAGCTGTTTAAAAAAAAGTAG
- a CDS encoding YtxH domain-containing protein, whose product MSAGKFLAGFIVGGVVGSVIGILLAPQSGEETREILAETSKELCEKANSTVNEIQEKADDIVCDLQEKGDELMEKLQDLINKQKVTEE is encoded by the coding sequence ATGTCAGCAGGAAAATTTTTAGCAGGTTTTATAGTCGGTGGCGTTGTAGGTAGCGTTATAGGAATTCTTTTGGCACCTCAATCAGGTGAGGAAACAAGAGAAATACTCGCCGAAACCTCAAAAGAGCTTTGTGAAAAAGCAAATTCAACAGTGAACGAAATCCAAGAAAAAGCAGATGACATTGTTTGTGACCTACAAGAAAAAGGTGATGAACTAATGGAAAAACTTCAAGATTTAATTAATAAACAAAAAGTCACTGAAGAATAA
- the murJ gene encoding murein biosynthesis integral membrane protein MurJ, protein MTDTKQQSLLRVAWIIAFVTIISKFMGFLRDIVTANFYGAGTTSDAYFYAYQIPALALILLGGVGGPFHSATVAVFAKLIPGNEETISKKVNKLYSTFMTSSFLIFAVLTAFVFIFAEPIMGFMISGGSPELIHLAGIHLRIMSPILLIGGVIGIYYGLLVTFKEFLLPNLSPIVMSIVIIIAISLAKTDSNGLILAGATTVGAFCQYLVQFPKIKKLGFQWKPNLEIRNNVEFKNVMELLFPAILSSTVGQIYVYVDMFFASQLPSGAWSAIGYANRIFQFPVGILVTAFLVPLFPIFSKLAGEKNYEDIRYYFNKGVGLLNFVSFPILIAIILLSSDAVQLVFQRGAFDAKATAMVAQALIFLSIAIVPYVFRDSVTRIYYSFNDSKTPFIVAFSSIILKYVLNYFFTKPLGIGGITLSTSLVTLFNATILGILLTKKMDMGYKIYFKNILKMIIASIFTFAMSFIVYKLWVIDPSNWLLLAIKTGIMVIVCFGFYLLFAALLKLSYVKELLGRLHGYIQKH, encoded by the coding sequence ATGACTGATACAAAACAGCAAAGCCTCTTAAGAGTGGCATGGATAATAGCATTTGTGACAATAATCTCAAAATTCATGGGATTTTTGAGAGATATTGTAACCGCTAATTTTTATGGAGCAGGCACCACCTCAGATGCCTACTTTTATGCATATCAAATACCTGCTTTAGCACTCATATTACTGGGCGGAGTCGGTGGACCTTTTCACAGTGCAACAGTTGCTGTATTTGCAAAATTAATCCCGGGTAATGAAGAAACTATCAGCAAAAAAGTTAATAAATTATACAGTACATTTATGACTTCGTCGTTTTTAATTTTCGCAGTTTTAACAGCATTTGTGTTTATTTTTGCGGAACCCATTATGGGCTTTATGATTTCAGGAGGCTCTCCTGAACTGATACATTTAGCGGGAATTCACTTAAGAATTATGTCACCGATTTTGTTAATAGGTGGCGTAATAGGTATATATTACGGGCTTTTGGTAACATTTAAAGAATTTTTACTCCCTAATTTGTCACCTATCGTTATGAGTATTGTCATAATTATCGCAATTTCGCTTGCTAAAACAGATTCCAACGGATTGATTTTGGCTGGAGCCACTACAGTCGGTGCGTTTTGCCAATATTTGGTACAATTTCCGAAAATCAAAAAACTCGGATTTCAATGGAAGCCAAATTTAGAAATAAGAAATAATGTAGAGTTTAAAAACGTTATGGAACTCTTGTTTCCCGCAATTTTAAGCTCAACAGTGGGGCAAATTTATGTTTATGTAGATATGTTTTTTGCGTCCCAGCTCCCATCAGGAGCCTGGTCAGCTATTGGCTATGCAAACCGCATTTTTCAGTTTCCGGTAGGAATATTAGTAACAGCATTTTTGGTTCCGTTATTCCCGATTTTTTCAAAACTTGCAGGCGAAAAAAATTACGAAGATATTAGATATTACTTCAACAAGGGTGTAGGCTTACTAAACTTCGTTTCTTTCCCAATATTGATAGCGATTATTCTTTTATCCTCTGATGCGGTGCAATTAGTATTTCAACGTGGAGCATTTGACGCAAAAGCAACAGCAATGGTAGCTCAGGCATTGATTTTCTTGTCTATAGCAATAGTACCTTATGTTTTCAGAGATTCCGTCACAAGAATATATTATTCTTTCAACGATTCAAAAACTCCTTTTATCGTAGCTTTTTCGTCAATTATATTAAAATACGTTCTCAATTATTTCTTTACAAAACCATTGGGAATAGGCGGTATTACACTATCAACGTCACTTGTAACTTTGTTTAATGCTACAATTTTGGGTATATTATTGACAAAAAAAATGGATATGGGATACAAAATATATTTCAAAAATATTTTAAAAATGATAATAGCTTCTATTTTTACCTTTGCAATGAGCTTTATCGTGTATAAATTGTGGGTAATCGACCCTTCTAATTGGTTGCTTTTAGCTATAAAAACCGGAATAATGGTAATTGTTTGCTTTGGTTTTTACCTGCTCTTTGCGGCTCTATTGAAGCTGTCATACGTAAAAGAACTGTTAGGAAGACTGCATGGATATATTCAAAAACACTGA
- a CDS encoding tetratricopeptide repeat protein, with protein sequence MNNNDEAKSLIEETIKKIVKNPQEPENYLILGKLYLVNNEYDLALNIYESLLNIDPLNVQALINSGSIYFYKLDFSKAINNYTRASELETNNFSIYFNLGNAYAEMGNFKSAMQNYVKSMNLQPDNACIYSAIGLLFQDQSDFVEAKVYYEKALKLEPENPDSYMNLACVYMKLFKFEEAADLFKKALILAPTDAKIALCCANACSSAEKFNDADSYFAEAFRLQNDYYQAYVCYAISLCDRKEIQKAMEYYRKAIAVSPNVTNAYTLLANLYVAESDFNEAIKLYKEALGIDVNASNVLTLLGNTYVMVNDLVSAMSSYKRAVDIDTDNDEIKLVYLETAEEYINSKLEKV encoded by the coding sequence ATGAATAATAATGATGAAGCAAAAAGTTTAATTGAAGAAACAATCAAAAAGATTGTGAAGAATCCGCAAGAGCCGGAAAATTATCTTATTCTCGGCAAGTTATATCTTGTAAATAATGAATACGATTTGGCTCTTAATATATACGAAAGCCTACTGAATATTGACCCTTTGAATGTTCAGGCTCTTATAAATTCAGGGAGTATTTATTTTTATAAGCTCGATTTCTCAAAGGCTATAAATAATTACACCAGAGCCTCCGAGCTTGAAACTAATAATTTCTCTATATATTTTAACCTCGGTAACGCTTACGCTGAGATGGGAAATTTTAAAAGTGCAATGCAAAATTATGTTAAATCTATGAATTTGCAACCTGATAATGCCTGCATATACAGTGCTATCGGTTTGTTATTCCAAGACCAATCCGATTTTGTCGAAGCTAAAGTCTACTATGAAAAAGCTTTGAAGCTTGAACCTGAAAACCCAGATTCTTATATGAACTTGGCTTGCGTTTATATGAAATTGTTTAAATTTGAAGAAGCTGCTGATTTGTTTAAAAAAGCTTTGATACTTGCTCCAACTGATGCAAAAATTGCTCTTTGTTGTGCAAATGCTTGTTCTTCTGCTGAAAAATTTAACGATGCAGATTCCTATTTCGCTGAAGCTTTCAGGCTCCAAAATGATTACTATCAAGCTTATGTTTGCTATGCGATTTCTCTTTGCGATAGAAAAGAAATTCAAAAAGCTATGGAATATTACAGAAAAGCTATTGCTGTTTCACCCAATGTTACCAATGCTTACACCTTATTAGCTAATTTATATGTCGCAGAATCTGACTTTAACGAAGCAATTAAGCTATACAAAGAAGCTCTCGGTATTGATGTCAATGCCTCTAATGTATTAACTTTGCTTGGTAATACTTACGTCATGGTTAATGATTTAGTATCTGCTATGAGCTCTTACAAACGTGCTGTCGATATCGACACTGACAATGATGAAATTAAGCTCGTCTATCTTGAAACCGCAGAAGAATATATAAACAGTAAACTTGAAAAGGTATAA
- a CDS encoding SpoIID/LytB domain-containing protein: MLKRVSILITLLLTMIIAPIASAIDDNVIRVGISTNNFGSLIYSTAEFGATGQFEAIDISTGYAVTGIAPQSTIKVTFQNGTFTVYKDGKIAKKDLIGPVIIKPAQSGFVTVKGLTRGGKPALYRGVLELRASERKPTAFSIVNVLSLENYLKGVVPNEMPVRFGLEALKAQAVAARNYAIKPRAKFYKEFDVCDSVACQVYFGANTEKELANKAIKETQGIVALNKNDEIILALYSSTAGGYSESYENAFSDPVTKAFPPKPLSHLKGQPDNKKTPCLNTEEAARAFYTGYPDTFDNASPYFRWKREWTEPELENVLKQTLIEQSKTGFVKPQLTKENASNFGEIKNIKALTRGVSGKIAFLEIETTKNDFVVAKELTIRRTFKKDGKALPSGNFVIDKITDDAGVTKYIFQGGGFGHGVGLSQFGAGGMAQKGYAYDEILQHYYTGIKLATPIETISSDKGQNTAEQIFYATNKKAWLNINNIGNIKEITVIINGKEIPVSLDSSYSKRTSIDISDYVKIGQNTAVYYIQNIENKKKIMKINIVLKEARND, encoded by the coding sequence ATGTTAAAACGAGTATCAATATTAATAACACTGTTGCTGACAATGATAATAGCTCCTATCGCATCAGCAATCGACGATAACGTTATAAGAGTAGGCATAAGCACCAACAACTTTGGAAGCTTAATTTATAGTACAGCAGAATTTGGAGCTACAGGACAATTTGAAGCCATTGATATATCTACAGGTTATGCTGTTACAGGGATAGCACCTCAATCCACAATAAAAGTAACCTTCCAAAACGGAACTTTTACGGTTTATAAAGATGGAAAAATCGCCAAAAAAGACTTGATTGGTCCTGTGATTATAAAACCAGCACAATCAGGCTTCGTAACGGTTAAAGGACTAACAAGAGGGGGGAAACCCGCTTTATATAGAGGAGTTCTCGAACTTAGAGCCAGTGAACGAAAACCGACAGCCTTTTCTATAGTAAATGTTTTATCTCTGGAAAATTATCTAAAAGGTGTCGTTCCTAATGAAATGCCTGTCCGATTTGGACTTGAAGCTCTCAAGGCTCAAGCTGTTGCGGCAAGAAATTATGCTATAAAACCACGAGCAAAATTTTATAAAGAATTTGATGTTTGTGACTCTGTTGCCTGCCAAGTATATTTCGGGGCAAACACAGAAAAAGAACTCGCAAATAAAGCTATCAAAGAAACTCAGGGAATTGTGGCTTTAAATAAAAATGATGAAATAATTTTAGCTTTATACTCATCTACAGCAGGAGGATACTCTGAAAGCTATGAAAACGCTTTTTCTGACCCTGTTACAAAAGCATTTCCTCCTAAACCCTTGTCACATCTAAAAGGGCAACCTGATAATAAGAAAACTCCTTGTCTTAATACTGAAGAAGCAGCCAGAGCCTTCTATACCGGTTATCCTGATACTTTTGATAATGCTTCGCCTTATTTTAGATGGAAAAGAGAATGGACTGAGCCGGAACTTGAAAATGTGCTAAAACAAACATTGATTGAGCAATCCAAAACCGGATTTGTAAAACCTCAATTAACAAAAGAAAATGCCTCAAATTTTGGTGAAATCAAAAATATAAAAGCTTTGACCAGAGGCGTGTCAGGCAAAATTGCCTTTTTAGAAATTGAAACAACCAAAAATGATTTTGTCGTAGCTAAAGAATTAACCATCAGAAGAACATTTAAAAAAGATGGCAAAGCACTTCCCTCCGGTAATTTTGTCATAGATAAAATCACTGATGACGCAGGCGTAACAAAATATATATTCCAAGGAGGAGGATTTGGACACGGAGTTGGCTTAAGCCAGTTCGGAGCGGGCGGTATGGCTCAAAAAGGATATGCATACGACGAAATTCTTCAACATTATTATACAGGCATAAAGTTAGCAACCCCAATTGAAACAATCTCCAGCGACAAAGGACAAAATACTGCTGAGCAAATTTTTTATGCCACAAATAAAAAAGCTTGGCTGAATATTAATAATATTGGCAATATCAAAGAAATAACAGTAATTATAAATGGAAAAGAAATCCCCGTAAGTCTTGACTCATCATACTCAAAAAGAACGAGTATTGATATCAGTGACTATGTAAAAATTGGGCAAAATACAGCAGTATATTATATTCAAAATATAGAAAACAAGAAAAAAATAATGAAAATAAATATCGTATTAAAAGAGGCAAGAAATGACTGA
- a CDS encoding adenylate/guanylate cyclase domain-containing protein, translating to MQKFKSSIIIVIIAFLFVASIAYIVTSQFVDRNTNDYAIKQITYNQKNYGSKDVVLVVIDDKSLETVRWPWARSLYTEIFDFLQNQAGAKAILFDAVITSPDSYNPNADKNFYQSIKSMPTLIAGFNLYDTDNNSGDILPTKYDAVFNQKTGIDIKDARKTKIPSTYTGIIKFPKDYIEAIPQLGSVMVPVDKDGVIRRYMPVVEYKNKLYPSLALSGFAMKTGIKDYILYDNFLCSADDCKSLRIPISQKKSKNPAYSNLSGIFMNYNWYKPQSEFYTHDSYSAIDIINSNRYIKAGKPPVLNPEIFKDKVVIVGGNANSQSLADRRNTPILIKHSGIDIQATALNDMLDNKFALERNPIATFLFTLFFAIMTFYIIKKYSIIISLALTTSMTCLYVILYNLLMANNVEISLFTPIVIEVVVIAFGYSYKFIIEGQNKEKIKNVMGKYISKDIMQNVMENIDQVKVGGIKSEVTILFADIRGFTAISEALSAEEVTGILNEYFSEIEPIIRKYDGVLNKFMGDAIMAIFGEPIKNKQHAINAVKCAHEILRKVKVLQKKWLLEEKPKISIGIGINTGEVFVGNVGSEERLEYTVIGDTVNLASRIEAHNRIYKTQFLISENTYKHINNIADVIKISNVTIRGKSRKIDIYEVLRITE from the coding sequence ATGCAAAAATTTAAAAGTTCTATAATAATTGTAATAATCGCATTTTTATTTGTAGCTTCTATCGCATACATTGTAACAAGCCAGTTTGTCGATAGAAATACTAACGACTACGCAATAAAACAAATTACCTACAATCAAAAAAATTATGGCAGCAAAGATGTTGTTCTCGTTGTTATAGATGACAAGTCTTTAGAAACCGTGAGATGGCCTTGGGCTAGGTCGCTTTATACTGAAATTTTTGACTTTTTACAAAATCAAGCAGGTGCAAAAGCTATTCTGTTTGATGCAGTTATAACTTCACCTGACTCTTATAACCCTAATGCAGATAAAAATTTTTACCAGTCGATTAAATCTATGCCGACGCTTATTGCCGGATTTAACCTTTATGATACAGATAACAACAGCGGGGATATTTTACCTACTAAATATGATGCAGTTTTTAATCAAAAAACAGGTATAGATATTAAAGATGCCAGAAAAACTAAAATTCCTTCGACTTACACAGGAATTATTAAATTTCCGAAAGATTATATTGAAGCAATTCCTCAACTAGGCTCGGTTATGGTTCCGGTTGACAAAGATGGCGTCATAAGAAGATACATGCCTGTTGTCGAATACAAAAATAAATTGTATCCGTCACTGGCATTATCAGGTTTTGCAATGAAAACAGGGATTAAGGATTACATTTTGTATGATAATTTTTTATGCTCTGCTGATGATTGCAAAAGTTTGAGAATACCTATTTCACAAAAAAAGTCTAAAAATCCTGCTTATTCAAATTTATCAGGAATTTTTATGAACTACAACTGGTACAAGCCTCAAAGTGAATTTTACACTCATGATTCTTATTCAGCGATAGATATTATAAATTCCAACAGGTATATAAAAGCAGGGAAACCACCTGTTTTAAATCCTGAGATTTTCAAAGACAAAGTAGTTATAGTCGGTGGAAATGCAAACTCGCAAAGTCTTGCAGACCGCAGGAATACCCCCATACTAATCAAACATTCGGGAATTGATATTCAAGCGACGGCATTGAATGATATGTTAGACAACAAGTTTGCATTAGAAAGAAACCCTATAGCAACCTTCTTATTTACTTTATTCTTCGCTATTATGACCTTTTACATTATTAAAAAATATTCTATTATCATTTCTTTGGCACTAACTACATCAATGACGTGTTTATATGTTATTTTATACAATTTGTTAATGGCTAACAATGTTGAGATTTCACTGTTTACGCCAATTGTTATTGAGGTTGTTGTTATTGCTTTCGGCTACTCATACAAATTTATAATTGAGGGACAAAACAAAGAAAAAATCAAAAATGTTATGGGAAAATATATTTCAAAAGACATTATGCAAAATGTAATGGAAAATATTGACCAAGTAAAAGTAGGCGGAATAAAATCTGAAGTTACGATACTTTTTGCAGATATAAGAGGCTTTACAGCTATATCAGAAGCTTTGAGTGCTGAAGAAGTCACCGGTATTCTAAACGAATATTTCAGCGAAATAGAGCCTATAATAAGAAAATATGACGGTGTATTAAATAAGTTTATGGGTGATGCGATTATGGCTATTTTCGGAGAGCCTATAAAAAACAAGCAACACGCCATTAATGCTGTAAAATGTGCTCATGAAATACTTCGAAAAGTAAAAGTGCTACAAAAAAAATGGCTGCTTGAAGAAAAACCTAAAATTTCAATTGGCATAGGAATCAACACCGGTGAAGTGTTCGTCGGAAATGTAGGTTCAGAAGAAAGACTAGAATATACCGTAATCGGCGATACCGTAAATCTTGCAAGCAGAATAGAAGCTCATAACAGAATATACAAAACTCAATTTTTAATCAGTGAAAACACCTACAAGCATATTAATAATATTGCTGACGTTATAAAAATCAGCAACGTCACTATCCGTGGCAAATCAAGAAAAATTGATATTTACGAAGTCCTTAGAATTACAGAATAA